Within Topomyia yanbarensis strain Yona2022 chromosome 2, ASM3024719v1, whole genome shotgun sequence, the genomic segment TCTATCCGTcacacttttcattttacaagaaatttaaagtTAAGGTTTATGGTGTTTCTTAAGAAAACGTTATAGTTATTTGAATTTTGCGGTATTAATTTTAACTGAAGTAATCTTCAGACAACTTAAAGCTTGTTTTAGggcgaattatttttttttttttcaagcaaCCACatatcgttgaaaagttatgagcactatTTCGTCATGAATTGAGCAAACGAAATATAACTTTCCAAGTGTATTTATAAGAAATATGATAGCTGTAGCTGTTTTACTAGTGAACACCCAAACGTTGGCATCTTACGCGTTTAAAATAACATTTTAGATACATGACACTTAGGCAACGCTGCTATTGTTACTACTTCAATCGAGAAAGCTGTACAATTTGGGTTATTTAGGTTATAGACGAGAGAaattaaaaactacaaaagttatgtgaataagaacggttttatcatttttaaggaacaccctaggCGTACTTTTGAATTTCTTGTAGAATggaaagtatgacagatagagcttgcACGGCTTCAGCAAAATTGTCTAAAAtatgttgttctacaacttcgttgTAAGCAGTTATCTCTATCTATCGTTAAAAAGATCAATCTTAGATCCTGCTAAAATTATAACCACACCTTAATGGATGTATTTATTTCTCCACACATCTGCTGCGTTGTGTTCCTACGAGTTAGTATTGATTTATGGCATTTATGATTTGATGTAACATTAGCTATCCCAAAGTTTTATAAAATGCGcgaaaatattgttttatatcaAGCCACGAAAAGATGCGCTAGGATGCTATCTTGTCGCGATAATTTAATACTACTATGATGCTATGTCGCAAGAATTTGAAACGATCTCGTTTCGTTTGCTTCCCATAGTAGGTAAAAATCGCCTATTTCTGATCAGTATAAAGAAAATGAACGTGGTAAATATTAGTAATGATAATATTGAACCAGTATAGTATAACATATGAGCTATACCTTTCACATCCTATTCCCTATAAGTACTAAAGGTACGAATACGAAAACTGCACATTACTCACCTGCGGCAACATCAACGGACCTCCACTGTCGCCTTGGCAGGAATCTTTTCCGCCCTGGGGGAATCCCGCGCAAATCACTTTATCATCGAAAACCTGGTCAGGAAAGTACAGCTTGTAATTGAAGGCGCACTGGTCCGTAGGCAGAATGATCACTTGCACTTCCTGCAGCCTGCTAGCAGTGGGACCTCGAAAGGCGATCGTTCCCCAACCGGCAACAAATGGTGAGTAATAGGTCAAATCCATCGAACGAATTGCTTCCTCCACCGGCAAACAGATAGGTTTGATCCACTCGGACAGTGGTGCATTTTGCTGCAAACGAATGAGAGCAATATCGTTCTGGATCGTTTTTGCATTGTACTGCTCGTGAATGAAAGTTCGATCTACGTAAATATCCACGGGATTTGCTCCGTCGTTGTTGTTAGTGATATCGTACTCTCCCAGACGTACGAAGTACAACTGATTTTGAATGCAATGTGCAGCGCTTAGCACGTGTCTGATCGTAATTAGTGTACCCCCACAAAGAAACTTCGGACCAACCGTAAGATCAAAAGTGCTCGAACGGTATCCCAACACTGCCATCCATGGCCAAGCTCCACGCTGAGCATCTACGCCACCAACGATGCGCGAATGAGATACGTTGGACATTCCGCACTGGTCGATAGGATTCGTTGGTAGCTTGTACTGCCCCACCTGTTGAGGAGCGGTGCTACTCGGTGTAGGACCATTGGTTGCTCCACTAGTTTGTACATTTGAAGAGAAATAAAACGATCCGGAGGAAGGGGTGGTTTGTTGAATGAATATGAGACCAGGACAGCACACCTAAAGCATATAGACTTTAACTAGCGACAGTTTGTCGGGTTAATTCACATCTCCTACCATCTGTGAGACATCTCGATTCCCGCAAATACTTTGGAGCACGTAACTTTCTATATTGGGATCACGTTTCTGAGAGTTTTGAATCAGAAGACGCACAATGACATCACAGTTGGCGTATGGTATGCAAATTCCGGGCTGTCCACCAGGAGTATAACAAGCGTCATCTGTTGATAGAAACACAACGACAATCACCATTTCAAGATGAGCAATGACTGGCTAGAACAAATTTACCTAGATTACCGAAAatagaaaaagggaaaaagctGTCTCACATCAATGCAGGGGCAACCATTGTACAGTTGCCGGGGTAATGGCCTGGGATCGATGCCGGGAACTGTTGAAGTACTAACGAATGTTGTAGTTTGGAGGTTTGGTGGACAAGTGACTGGTCCCGAGGAACAACTTGTGGTGGTGAGGAAAGTGGACGTTGTTATAGGTGAAGGGAGTGTAGGCACGGAGATAGGGAAGGTAGGTAAAGATGAAACACTAGTTACTGTGGTAATTGGTGGAAGCGTCGTGAGTGTACCGCCAGGAATAGTGCTGGTAGGAAAGGGAGTTGTGAACgttactgtcggaaacagtgaAGAAGCAAATGTAGAGGTCAAGAAAGGCGTGGAAATAGTTTGAGTGGCTCGAGATGTCGTGCTAGAAGAACCAGTCGAAGTAGAAAACGTAGGGCTAGTTAATGGTGGAGGGGTTATTGTTTGAGTATTTGGAAAAGTAGTAATTGTGGTCGATGAGCTTGTCGGTAGTGTTGTTAGAAATGTAGTTGATGTAAGCGGCGGGAAGGTCGTTGGGAAGGAGCTAATCGTTGTGCTTTGGGGTGTGGTACTGCTGGTTGTCACTGAAGCAGTAGTTGCTGTGCTGAACGTTAATGGCGTAGTTGTCGTTGGTGTAGTGGTCGTTGATGTAGTGGTACTATTTGTTAAAGGTATAAACGTGAACGGTGACGCTGTCGAAGAAGGAAACGTATATCCGTTTGGTAGTGTGATGAAAGGAAACGGAGTTGTCGTCTGAAATTGCAGTAGACAAATTTCTTTCCATTGTCCCAATTTGGCAATCCATGGGAACAGTAACAGCTTCCAACATATTTCGGCAACTGACATAACTGAAAAACTTCACACACTTTTAACCAACCGTTACGTATTACACGACCAATCGAATAAAACTAACCGGTCCCCGAGCATATCAACACCTAATAAATGCACTACGCTTCCATTCATCAATGGTAAATGATGTGCATATGCTAAAAGCTGTGGGAAAACTATGATAAAAACTCAATGTCActtgcaacaatttttttgtttcaattgaagtcattgtgcaATAATAACTATAGGTACATTAATCATACCTGAGTAAAACCTAAAGACTTAAATGGATGCCGAACGTAAATTTTGGACAAACTGCATTCCTAAACAATCGTTTAAGCTTAAACATTAGCACTATTAGTTCTCTTCAAACAAGCAAATATTGGAAAATTTACTAGAGCATAAAGCTCATGATCATGATGCGGCACATGGCGCGTGAAGTGGTTTTACAACGGTCGATCAGAACAATTGAACAAAAAACGGTGTTCGCGGTGATTTTCCTGCATGTCAAGAGTAGAATTGGATAGATACAAAAGTTCACGGTCAATGTGCTCCTATTTTCTGATAGAATAATAAAACAGCATTGCATTCAATTTGGGTAGAATGGCCAATGACATTGTACATCGATTTCGAATTCCTTGCTTACTTACTTTGTTCTATGGCCTGTATAATATCCAATGCGATCAAAATCGACCCAATAATAATCATTTCATCAAAATTATTAACCTGcgacaatttttaattttaccaacaaCCTGATAGACTATTTGATTATTCCCACGAATAGTCTGCTCGTGGTGAACCAACGGTAAGTACTGTAAAACTCGATATCGTGTCGAATTGTGCAATGCTGGGGTTGGACTATTTTCGTAACACATATCACCTGTTAATGTGTCAccagttaattttttttccggTAAAGAATATAATCAAATTATTAGGGAATATCCTATtaacttttttgcatttatatCGTTAGGGTGGCAGTAACGCTAGAAAACGTAAGGATCCAGTTATTCTAGATTTAATGCACTAGAGTATTTCCCGTTGAtgtaaatttattcattttatctggGATATGGTTAATTCATTACACGCAAGAAACCGTGACGTACTAATTACAATTTGCACTATTCAGGAACTCGTATTCTAGATAGGGTTGTCATGGAAAAGGTAATctgaaaaatatgtttttatcCTTTAGTTACATAATAAACTTTTGCATCTAGCGCTCAATCTAAGAAGATTATTTCCGATGCCAGGACGGCTGATTCTTGTATACAAATCAATTCAGCTCAATAAATTAGAATATCGcctgtgtgcatgtatgtacgCATCTGTTAGATCGGTATATCCGGAATTGGGGGATAGATATGTAGTTTTCAAAGTGTTCATAAAAAGTacattaaggtgaagatatgtggaagccacgttgctaggcaccgactcgcttgtttacattagcaaaaaactgaaatctgaagtgaaaattcaaacgcacaaatgagagtttccgaacataatcctttggtcatctgtacATTAGCAGAAAATTTGAGGTTTTGCtagtaaacgattaaattttcgcgagtgtttttgcagtggtgtgtgaaaaaagtgcatttgaaaaagtgcaatgaaaacgagaaaaagagtgtttcgaaaggaaccccaagtgaagaggggttatattttcgcacaaaacaggagctacagatggaattccgtcaaagactcggattgattgcataggaaaatattctagcttccttaagtagtagtttcgtggcacaccagcaaggttagtgtgttgaaaaacatatttttatatttgctcatgtcagatacatggctaggcaggggagaggggtctgtgtggcgtaggagctttgttgtggctcgcatgtataatatCCTTAAATGATGAGATAATCATAGCCGACAGATGCTCAACATGTTTAGAATAAGGTTTGTATTTtctttcgatgattttgttagagggaTTAATCTTATCGTACGCTAcagaaaaaagtctcatttgatcaaatttaACCTGGTGATCAAaaataccccgttttacggtacgtAGCATTATTATTACTTAATCAGATTGTTCACTTCACTGGATTGAAATCTTAAATTCGATCTTGTCCATATTGACACATTTTTACATGAACTATGTTTCTTCCAATTTGCCATTGCAGCATACATAAACAGTTCAATTGCTTGTAAAAGTAGCTGTTTTGTAACTTTTTTGTAGAAGGCAGATGcaaagtgttttaaaacgtcgttttcgggCTCAAAATTAATAACGTCTAAGCCGCTAATTTTAGatgtatagtttgttcggagaagttcttGCCTTTATGATTGTGCATCTATAGAAATATACCATTatgtgattaattcacctataagctATATATACGAAATTGAGTTTGcaaactaattaagatagactttgggtcttcagcaaagttgtatcaAATGTCACTACCAAAAAATTGCTGCAGacatcatatatatatatatatatatatatatatatatatatatatatatatatatatatatatatatatatatatatatatatatatatatatatatatatatatatatatatatatatatatatatatatatatatatatatatatatatatatatatatatatatatatatatatatcatatATCTAATCTAATCGAATCCCTACTTTTCCCCGGTTCCCTTTTTTAGTTCAGGATTTTTTCACGGAGTTCGCTAAGACCTTCCTGCTGAATCAGAGTAAGAACGAtactttaaaatgtaaaaacaagaaCTCAGCATTTAcagacctgggaccctaaccataattcaatttaaagttcatagtaagagtaggaaaaggtggtgaaGCCACTTGGCTTTTGGCCTTCGTGGAGGCG encodes:
- the LOC131680527 gene encoding uncharacterized protein LOC131680527 is translated as MLGDRFSVMSVAEICWKLLLFPWIAKLGQWKEICLLQFQTTTPFPFITLPNGYTFPSSTASPFTFIPLTNSTTTSTTTTPTTTTPLTFSTATTASVTTSSTTPQSTTISSFPTTFPPLTSTTFLTTLPTSSSTTITTFPNTQTITPPPLTSPTFSTSTGSSSTTSRATQTISTPFLTSTFASSLFPTVTFTTPFPTSTIPGGTLTTLPPITTVTSVSSLPTFPISVPTLPSPITTSTFLTTTSCSSGPVTCPPNLQTTTFVSTSTVPGIDPRPLPRQLYNGCPCIDVRQLFPFFYFR